The DNA sequence GTCAGGGTTTTTATGGCGACGAGGCAGTGGATGAGATTCTCTACCGAAGCCGCATCGGTAAACGGCAGGTTGTAAGATTCGGGGCGGGTCTGTGCCCCCCGCCGGATCAGCAGTTGATTGCCGCGCTGGTCGAGCTGGTAGGTCGCTTCCTTCCCCGTCAGCGACCAGGTGATCAGCCGAATATCGGCGTTGACGGCTTTCAGCAACATCCGGACTTCCTCGTCCACATCGGTGTAGTCGACGCAGTAAATCAGCTGCTCCGCGTGAATGAACAGCCGCAGTTTCTCGGCGATCTTCTGTTTGCGGGTTCGAAACCCTTCATCGTGGGCAGTGCCGATATTGGTAAAGATGCCGATCGTGGGCCGGATGATGGCTTCCAGCGCGGCCATCTCCTGTGGTCGGGAAATACCGGCCTCGAAAATACCCAGCGTATGCTGTTCATCCAGCTCGTGTACCGACAGGGGTACACCCAGCTGCGAGTTGTAGCTCTTGGGGCTTCTGGCAATCACAAAATCGTCGGCCAGCAGCTGCGCCAGCCACTCTTTTACGATGGTTTTACCGTTGCTGCCCGTGATGCCGATCACCGGTATCCGTAACTGATGCCGGTGGTCGGCGGCCCGTCCCTGCAGACTCTGCAGACTGCTGTCGACTTCGGTAAACTGCGCGTCGGCATACGTAGCCAGTTCGTCGCGCCGGGCGGGCGTCAGCGCCCCCCGCTCCACCACAAACTGCCGGACACCCTTCCGATACAGGTCACCGATGAAGGCATGGCCATCGTGATGCTCGCCGTTGATGGCAAAGAATACGGTCTGCGCAGCCTGCTCCGGATCGAGCGGCTGCCGCGAATCGGTGAGCCAGTGGGTATGCAATAAAGGTACGTTTTCAGTCGTCATGGGATTCAGTAAGCCGGTGGGCGAGTCAGTCTGTCAATGCATCCGTGCGTTGGTCAGTGGCAGGCACATGAACAGAACGCGTGTCAGCCATTGACCAACGCACGAACGCACGGACTGAACTCACATCCAGCCCCGTCGTTTGAAGTAAATAATTTCGCCCAGGGCAATGACCGTCATCACGCCGAGAATCCAGAAATAGCCGGTTTTCGTGCGTAACTCGGGCATATTGTCAAAGTTCATTCCATAAATACCGGCAATGAACGTGAGAGGAATGAAAATAGCCGACACAATCGTCAGCGTTTTCATCACCGAGTTCATGCGGTTACTGACAATCGAATAATACACATCCATCAGCCCCGCAACCAGTTCACGGTGCGAATCGAGGGTTTCGATCACCTGGTTCACATGGTCGGACAGATCCCGCCAGTAGGGCAGCGTATTCTTCGTGATCAGATCCGACTCCTCCCGCAGTAACGTACTGATCACATCGCGCAGGGGATATACCGCCCGCCGGATCATGGCCATTTCGCGCTTGAGCACGTAGAGCATACCCAGCGTTTGCTGACTGGCGCGCTGTTGCACGATCTGGTCTTCCAGCTCATCCATCTTGTCGCCAATCCGTTCGGTAATCACGAAATAATGGTCGACGATCACGTCCATCAGCGCATACATCAGGTAGTCGGGTCCGTTGCGCCGGGTCTTTCCCGCCGACGCTTTGATCCGGTCGATCACCGGCTCGAAAATATCTTTCGTACGCTCCTCCTGAAACGAGATCAGGTAATTCTGGCCCAGCACCAGACTTACGTGCTCGGCGTCGATCTCCTGCCGCTGCCGGTTGTGGTGCAGCATTTTGAGGGTGACAAAGACAACCGGCTTGAGGCTGTACCGCGCACCATCGGCACCATTCGCGGCCCCGTTGCCGGGCATAGCCACGTCATCGTACATATCGATTTTGGGCTTCTGTTCGGTGTTCATCACGTCCTCCAGCAGCAGCGGGTGCAACTGGTACTGCTGTCCCAAGGCCGACACCACATTGGGATCATGAATACCGTCGACATCGAGCCAGTTGACGTAAGGCGTTGTGGAACGGGGTAGCTGGCAGGCACTCAGTTTACTGCTGTCATCGACGTGGTACTCCGTGGCGTTGTACTCGATCCGCTTGATCTTGATCGCGTGTTCAATTTCTTCGCCAATGTAGGTGAGGGTGCCGGGTGAGGTTCCGAGGGTTTTCTCGGCCGAACGATAGTGCCGGTGTTTCGACATGCGTGTCAGAAAAAAAGATGCTCAAAGATAAACGTATTACTAGGGCAGTTGTCTAACTGTTCAGAAAATCGTAGCTTATCACCCTGCTGATAGTGGCTGGTCGCGGGTTGCCAGAACCCGATCCCAACCGGTGTTGGCGTCCAGACTCAACCTCCATGAACCGGCCTTTTCTCCTCCTCTCCCTGGCCGCGCTGCTCCTCGGTGCCTGCAGCAGCGGCAAAACCGCCTTTCAAAAAGGCCAGTATGATCTGGCCGCTAAAAAAGCCGCCGAACGGCTCAGGCAGAACCCCGGACTGTCCAGGCGCGGACACGGCCTGGCCCTGCTGGTGCTGGAACGGGCCTTTGTGCGGGGCTACCAGCAACACCAGGAAACCATCCGGCGACTTACAGCACCGGGCAACACGACGCCTTTTCGCTGGGAATCGGTTCATGCCGAATACGGTGCCCTGCAGACCCTGACCAACAACGCCCTTAGCTGCGCGGCCTGCTCGACCTGGCTGTCGCAGTATCCGACGTCCTATCGCGACCGGCAAACCGACGCCCGGGAGCTGGCCGCGGCCGACCGGTACGAGGCTGCCGAACAGGCTTTTTCCTACCGCGAAACCAACCGGCTGGCGGCTAAAGATGCATACCTGAACTACCGCAAAGCGGCCGACTGGGTACCGGGTTACCGGCAGACCCTTGCGAAGTCGGAAGATGCGCTGCCCTTCGCTATTTTACGGGTGGTTGTCGAACCACTGGGCCCCACCCGCGAAATCAGTCCCGCCGACAACCAGGAGCTGGAGAGCCTGATCCTGCGCGACATTGGCCGTAACCCGCCCCCCTCATCCTTCGTGCGCCTGTATCCACCGAGTGCCGGGGCGGGGGACGGCTACACCATTCACCAGGCCATTCAGATGCAGGTGACCGACTACACCCCCTACCGGGACTATACGTCCTCCAGCAGCACAACAGTCTACAGCAATCAGGCTTATAAGGTTGGCGAAAAGAAGATCAATGACTCCACCACAGTCGATATTATGGAGAAAGTCTCCGGTACGCTCACCACCTACCGCCGGGAAATCAGCGCCGGCCTGTCCCTGAAACTGCGGGCCATCGACACCCAGGATGGCCGCGAGCTATGGCAGGATGGCGTCTGGGAAAGTCAGAACTGGGCTACCGAGTGGCAGACCTTCAGTGGCGACGACCGGGCTCTGAACGGTAGTTCGCTCAAGACAGCTGCGGCATTTGTCCCCTCGCGCTGGTCACTCTACGATACCATGCGCGACGACCTGGCCGGCGATGTAGCCCGGTACCTGCGCCGACGCTACGAACGGGACTGACTGGGTACGGCCATACTCTCGTTGCCGACTGCCCTTTTTGCTGAGATAAGGAAATTTATAACGAATACATACCTGTCAATAAATTCATTCTTATCAACCCATCAATCGTGACGATGCCGCATCTGGCAGCATTCGCTATACTGTATCTTCGCTCCGAAACCACAAACCAGCCCTGGCTATGCACGAAGACGAGGACGACAAAGAGCAATGGGTCGAAGCCATTTCGATGGAAGAGGTAGCGGAATCGGAGGACGGGAGCGATTACCAGCGCGACGCCTACCAGCAATGGCTGGCGCTGCAACGGAATAAAACCAGCGACAACCAGGATTAGTCACCCCGTGTCGGTTTCCAGGCAGGCTACCGGATGATTTAGAGTGTTGCCCCTCTGGCCAACCCGGCTCAAGCCTATATCGACCAACACGTGCGACCGACAGCGCGGACTGACCCCTGACCGGTGGGTTGTCGACGTAATACCGGCGGACAATGGCCTGATGCCGGTGGGCAACTCTCGGCTAAAATCAGCCATATCATGAATGACCGGACCCGGTCGTATACCCTTGCGGCTGCCCCGCCTGGTGAGTGTTGACGCATCGGCCTGGGTGCTATTGGTTCGGGTGACGGCACATAACCAGGACCCGACCAGCATAAGGATGTGTCGACCGGCGCAGATAGCGCGGACAGGATGTTCGGATGGCGTATCTTTGCCCCATGCAAACGACTGATCCGGCTTTACTGCATCTGACCAGGGACCCCGTCATGGCACGGCTCATCGCCGAGACACCCGCGCCAAAACTGTTTACCGATTACGAAGACGATGTGTACCTGGCCCTGCTGGAAAGTATCGTGTCGCAGCAGATTTCGGTGAAAGCGGCCGACGCCATTTTCGCCCGACTGTGTGGGCTCTTCCCCAACAACTATCCCAAAGCTGATGCGCTGCTGGCCCTCCCCTTCGATGACCTGCGGGCCGCCGGCCTGTCGGGGCAGAAGGTGAAATACGTCCAGAGCGTAGCCGATTTTTCGCTGACTAACCGGCTGGACCGCCCCTTTTTCGATCCCATGACCGACGAGGAGGTTGTGCAGTACCTGCTTCCGATCAAAGGAATAGGCCGGTGGACGGTGGAGATGCTGCTTATGTTTGTCCTCGACCGGCCTGATGTATTTCCCATCGATGATCTGGTCATTCGCCAGCGCATGATGCTCGCGTACCCGGAGCGAACCAGCGGCCTGACCGGAAAAGCGCTGTATAGAGTACTGCACGACATTGCCGAAGAATGGCGCCCCTACCGCACTACCGCCAGCCGGTACCTGTGGCGGTGGAAACCCGTAGCGAATCAGTAGCACTGCCGGGTTTAGAGCCGCTTCACCAGCAGGTCGACCTTCGACTCCACTTTGATCAGGATTTCAATGTTTTCGGGGCGGATCACGATCTTTTGCGGTACCAGCCGGAATCGGTCAACGTCGAGCGCCGTTTTCTTGCCGACTTTACCCCGCGCAAAGGCCGTTTCGATTTTCTGGGGCAGCGACTCCACCTCGTACTTGAGGGGCACCACCATTACCGACTGGAGTGTGTCGCGGAGGCTGTCGTGCAGAAGCCAGTCGGCGGTAGCCAGGAAACGCTCTTTGGTCACGACGTCGAAATCCATATCCTGCACCCGCAGGGTGTTGTCGAGGGTATCGTAGGCGGGGTGCCCCCGGAAATACAGCGTCCCGTTCACCGCTCCCCCAACGTCGGCTTTCAGAATCAGTGACCGGCCGCCCCCGTAGACGGTGGCTTTCTTGATCTTGACGCGTCCACCGGCCAGATCGAGCTTCTGCTTGTTCAGCGTCTGGGCCAGCACCTGGTTCATGTCGGCGTAGGGTACCCGGACGAGCACCTGCAAACGCGATGCATCGGGCACCTTGTTGCGTCGCAGGAGCCGCGGCAGCTTCTCCAAATGCTCGACAACGGGCATCTCACCGAAACGGGTATCTACCCGAAACGCAATCTGGACGGGCAGTGTGATCTGTTTGGTGTTGCCGCTGACAGGCGCCACCGCGACGCTGAACGGGCGGGGAATGAGCCAGATTTGCTGAGGCTGGCGACTGATCCGCATCGGCTTCTGCATATCGTTCCAGATCTTGTTTACCTGCTTGTCGAGCCGCAGTTCGTCGTGGACGGCTTTATCGATGACCGATTCAATATCGGCCCGGCGTTTGTTGAGCAGGTTCTCGGCCAGGTTGCGGACGTTCACTTTGACGCCCAGCAGCCGAACGGTAGGCTGCTCGATCCAGTGGTAATTTTCCAGGCTGACCTTTGTGTTGAGCCGCCAGTTCGACGCTACGCTGAGCGGACTCACAAAACTTACGGCGAGGGCACAGAGCGGCCGGCTTTTTTTATCCTTGCGCAGCCCGATCGGGTTGCTGTACCAGACCTGCAGCGGGGCCGAGAATGACACCCGCCGGTTGGCGTATTTGATCCGGACGGGGCCGGTACGTTCGACCCGTATACGCCAGGCTTCACCCTTCCTTCCTTCGAAGGCTTCTTCCTTGACCAGCACGGGCTTCAGGGCCTGGTTGATCTTGCGCTCTAAATCCCTGATGTTGAAGGTGATATCGGCCGCTACAAACGAGACGGGGTCGACAATGGCAGGCTCAAATGTCTGGGTTACGGGCGGTGCCGATTTAACACGGTTACAGCTGACAGCCCCGACCAGAGCCGCGATAAAAAACAGAAGTCCGATGATTCGTTGTGTGTTCACTGCAACAACAAACTACCAGACTGCTAAAATGTTAGCCTACTAAAGTTATAGTCTTTCTTTCACGAGTGCTTTTTCTGCCTTCCCATCGGTTGCGCAGCCGCACCCTTTGCCGCATCCGGCCTCTTTTTTGAAGAAGCTCTGATACGCGCGATTTCCGAGGTAGCCCAGGGCCCCAACAAATATCAGTAATACGATCAGTTCCTGCATCCTGGTAGTGGTTTGACTCATTAACCATTTTTCGGCAGCCATCCGTTCCGTTCAGCGAGGGTATGTGCGTGCTGGTAGTGGTGTTCGCCGTGCCAGGCGTAGTTGGCGGCCTGCTCGGCCAGCGTAACGGTGCGGCCACTACCGGGGTGGTAGTAGGTGCGCTGCAACCCCGCTTCGTCAAGGGCATCCAGCACAGCCACCCACCGCTGGTGCAGGCTGCGCAGGATCACCAGCGACGGGGCCAGGTCGAGCCGCGAATCGGACAGGTTCGCCCACTCCCCCTCTTCGTAGGGTTTGATGGTGGGATTGGCTTCGGTGAGGGCCATTTTGGTACGGATGTAGCCGTTCATGTGGCTATCGGCCAGGTGATGTACCAGCTGTCGCACCGTCCAGCCGCCGGGGCGGTAGGGCGTATCGAGCCGGTCGTCGCCCCACTTACCCACGAGTTCGGTGAGTCTGACGGGTAACGCACCGATGGCGGCAAGGTGCTGTTTGGTATCGGCCAGCGTAAACGTCTGCTGTTCATCG is a window from the Spirosoma rigui genome containing:
- the corA gene encoding magnesium/cobalt transporter CorA, whose translation is MSKHRHYRSAEKTLGTSPGTLTYIGEEIEHAIKIKRIEYNATEYHVDDSSKLSACQLPRSTTPYVNWLDVDGIHDPNVVSALGQQYQLHPLLLEDVMNTEQKPKIDMYDDVAMPGNGAANGADGARYSLKPVVFVTLKMLHHNRQRQEIDAEHVSLVLGQNYLISFQEERTKDIFEPVIDRIKASAGKTRRNGPDYLMYALMDVIVDHYFVITERIGDKMDELEDQIVQQRASQQTLGMLYVLKREMAMIRRAVYPLRDVISTLLREESDLITKNTLPYWRDLSDHVNQVIETLDSHRELVAGLMDVYYSIVSNRMNSVMKTLTIVSAIFIPLTFIAGIYGMNFDNMPELRTKTGYFWILGVMTVIALGEIIYFKRRGWM
- a CDS encoding FeoB-associated Cys-rich membrane protein; the encoded protein is MQELIVLLIFVGALGYLGNRAYQSFFKKEAGCGKGCGCATDGKAEKALVKERL
- a CDS encoding DUF4403 family protein; its protein translation is MNTQRIIGLLFFIAALVGAVSCNRVKSAPPVTQTFEPAIVDPVSFVAADITFNIRDLERKINQALKPVLVKEEAFEGRKGEAWRIRVERTGPVRIKYANRRVSFSAPLQVWYSNPIGLRKDKKSRPLCALAVSFVSPLSVASNWRLNTKVSLENYHWIEQPTVRLLGVKVNVRNLAENLLNKRRADIESVIDKAVHDELRLDKQVNKIWNDMQKPMRISRQPQQIWLIPRPFSVAVAPVSGNTKQITLPVQIAFRVDTRFGEMPVVEHLEKLPRLLRRNKVPDASRLQVLVRVPYADMNQVLAQTLNKQKLDLAGGRVKIKKATVYGGGRSLILKADVGGAVNGTLYFRGHPAYDTLDNTLRVQDMDFDVVTKERFLATADWLLHDSLRDTLQSVMVVPLKYEVESLPQKIETAFARGKVGKKTALDVDRFRLVPQKIVIRPENIEILIKVESKVDLLVKRL
- a CDS encoding DNA-3-methyladenine glycosylase family protein → MQTTDPALLHLTRDPVMARLIAETPAPKLFTDYEDDVYLALLESIVSQQISVKAADAIFARLCGLFPNNYPKADALLALPFDDLRAAGLSGQKVKYVQSVADFSLTNRLDRPFFDPMTDEEVVQYLLPIKGIGRWTVEMLLMFVLDRPDVFPIDDLVIRQRMMLAYPERTSGLTGKALYRVLHDIAEEWRPYRTTASRYLWRWKPVANQ
- a CDS encoding YfiT family bacillithiol transferase, translated to MLDLDTLRYPIGRFDEQQTFTLADTKQHLAAIGALPVRLTELVGKWGDDRLDTPYRPGGWTVRQLVHHLADSHMNGYIRTKMALTEANPTIKPYEEGEWANLSDSRLDLAPSLVILRSLHQRWVAVLDALDEAGLQRTYYHPGSGRTVTLAEQAANYAWHGEHHYQHAHTLAERNGWLPKNG